In Segatella copri, the DNA window TCTGAGATTGAGTTTGTCCGTATCACATTCAGATTTTCTATGCTCAGCAACAGCTTTATCCCGATGAAGCACATCCTTACGGTTTCCCGCAGAATGATAACCGGCGCTGATTTTGAATCTTCTGCACAGCCATTGGCAAGCCTCCGAAAAAGAGAGATTCTCCCGTTTCATCACCAGGTCGATATTATCTCCACCCCACCCGCATGCAAAGCAATGACAAGTGTTGGTGGAAGTCCAGAAATGCAAACTCGGATGGGTATCATTATGACTGATACAAAGGGCATTATGATACCGCAAACCCATTCCCAATTCATCAGCAACCTCCAGGATGCTGATAGCTCTAAGTTTAGAGAGCGTATTTGAATCAATATATTCTGCCATCTTCTAATTGTCTTTTTTAGTATTACCATCACCAATAGTGCCTTTCTGCTGCGTCTTTCTAAGCACCTTTCTATCCTCGCCCTTTGCTGGTTTTTCGAGCCATCCCCATCTGCGCCAGTTGCACACCATGTTGCGGGCAGGCGTCTTGAGTTCCTTCTGCTTCAGAAATTCCTCCAGGAACTGATAAGAGAATTCCTGCGGCAACTCGCTGAAATAGTCTACAGTATGATAAGGCTCTCCTTCGCCCTCGGCAGAAATCTGCTCGAAAGCCTTGCCCCACCGCTGCAACATATTCTGCAAGATGCGGTCGGCACAAGCCAGATAGGTCTGCCTAACCAGTTTCCGGATTTCCTTCTCGCTCTTCTTCCCTTCCACTTTGTAAAGCACTTGCATGAGGGCAGCGATGCGGAAGGCAGAAACCGAACTGCGCTTGTAGAAGACATCCATCGACTTGGACATGGTTTTCACCACCTGCTGGCGGCAGTCGTTACACCATTTTACCACCGTCTTGTAGAGCCAGCTCATATCTTCCTCTATCTCCTGATGGAATTTTCCATCTTCCTCGTAGCACAACCCGAAGAGCTTATCCAATGTATTCTCCAGCTCATTACGCTGCGTATCGGTCAACGCCTGAAACTGTGGCGGATTGTCGCCCAGATGACTGATGAGCGGGCATAAGATGGTTCGGGTTACAGCACCACCCTCAATGGCAGCCTTGTTCATATATCTGCTCACCGCACTCTGGGTGCCGCAGAATACGAACGACAGCAAGGCATCTACCATGGCACTATAGCTGGATTCGCTCATGAAATCCTGACCATAGACGCTGCCCAGATCGTATGCCGTCTTGATAACCTGCGAGAGGTCGGCAAACTGGCGCTTGGCAGAATGCACGATGGCAGAAATCTCATCGGCAAATTCGAAGAGCGTCTTCGGAGCACCATAGAGCTTAACTGCTGCATCGCATCGCTTGATAAACATGGTGAGCGATACGGTTTCGGGCAGGATGGTGATGTCGGTCTTCGGTTCGGGTGGCAGCTTGCCGTCCTTCTTTCCCTGGCGTCGCTTCAGGGCAGCATACTCCTGCTCCTTGGCTCTCATTTCGCTGTCGCGCTCGATGAAAGGTTTCATCAGGGTACGCATGATGTATCTGGCAAACGACTTTCCGCTCGACTGCTCGCCCTCTACGATGACCTGCAACACGATGGCCGATTTTTCTCCCTGATTATCATACACATACTGTATTCTTACACGTGTAAGATAAACGCTGAGCATGGCAGCAGCCACCACCAGCGTAGGATACTTGAGGTCAGAAGGCGAAGTGATCATCCATTCTCTGATGCCCGACGGATAATCCTTATCGGCAATCAGGTGATGCATGGGCATCTCTTCATTCTCTTCAGCCTGTTCAGCCAGCTTTTTTCCTATCAACCCAGATGATACCTTGTTATTGATTCCGCCCTTGGTATCCTCAGGCTTTGCCACTGGATTAATCCGAGACGCTTCCTGTGGAGGTATTTTCTTTCCTTTTTCCATAATCCCAATCATTGATTATTTCTGTATGCAAAAGTAAGGAAAAAAAGCCTCCCCGGCAATAGGCGTCCTGCCGGTTCGCCTCCTACTAAGCCTCATCGCCGGCAACTAAGCCTTCCGCTAAGCCTCCAGCTCATCTGAAGGCATAAAAAAAGCACTTTCTGCTTGCAAACGAAGCAAAAAGTGCTGATACTGTATTATTTCTAAAAAATCTTCTGTTCAGATATATTCCTATTCATTTATAATATCACCCTTACTGACATAAGAAAGAACCAAACGGCGAACCACGGCATGAATGTCTTCATTAGGGAATTTCTGGCGATATTTCTCCGTAAGGTCTTCGCAGAAATACATCTTGCTAACAACCACAGAAGTAGGAATATTTTGTATAAACACATCGTATGTTGCAACAGGCTTGCCATCCTTTGTGTCGACAGGCACAATATTCTCCTTATACCAACCTTGTCCAGATGCGGTAGGGAACAATCTATAATTGTCCTTACTCTCCACTTCACCAGCGTTGCGCAGTATATATCCGTCAGCAGACTTATCGTCCTCAGGATTCACCGCATATAGCATAAATAAAGGAGCAAGCGTCGAGTGTTTTTTTATGATAAACTGATATTTTTTGCTTCCTCCAAAAGGAGGGTTTGCCTTCAAATCCTGCTCTATATCCTCACGAATTTTCGGCGCTTCCACCACAAACTCTACTTTGCCAGTATAATTGACGACAGTTTTCGATGACTGTGGATTTGGCTGAATAACCTCACCATTGTCATTGCTGTTGTCACATGCACAAAAAGCCAAGACTACCAACAGTAGTAAGACTGATTTTTTTACTAGATACTTCATATACTAATTTGTTTATTAAACCTATTCTGATATTAAACGTAGAATATGCCTAAAGCTTGCTCTATTTTACGTTTTTAACATTCCATCTAAAACTTGCCAACACTCACAAGAAGCAATCATTTCCCCGCTTCCTACTGCCCCTTACGGTAGATGGCAACAAAGCGGTTAGCGATATTGATGAGTTTCTGCCGGGCATTAGGATCACTTACATCATCAAAACTCCAGTTGGGAAATTCGCCACGCATTTTGGAGAAACGTTTGGAGATGACACTGGCATTGGTCAGGTCGGAAGGCATTTTCAGCTGCTCTGTAAGATACTTGCAGAAAGATGCGCCATTATCAAATTTGCCATCAAAATCTTTTATTTCAGAGAGCGCCACCATAATCAGGGCATAGTCTTTCTTCAAAGGAATAGCCTTCTCGTCTATCATCTTCTGCAAGGCTCGCTTTACTCTTTCTCCCTGGCTCAAGTCGCCCCATTCCTTCTCATTATCTTCTTCCGTTTTTTCCTGCCCGCCGTTTTCCTGATGCTCATCGTCTGTCACTTCCAATTCCAATGTCCTCTTCTGTTCAGGCTCGAATCCGTGCAGATAATCTTCATCATTGTTCTGGCGCATCAGTTCATTAATCTGAGATGAAACGAAGAAACCATCCTCGCCATAATAACCGATACTGGCTGCCAGCCGCTCAACCACATCCCGGTTCTTCACGACTGCTCCGAGGCACCGCTGAGAAAACTCCTGAGTTACGTAGCCTCTCCATTGCCCCATAATCATTGAGCAAAATTGAAACACTTTCGACTCCAAAGGCATCATCTGAAGTATCACAGCTGCCATATACAAGATGACAAATACGATTCTCTGCCGCTCGTCCTGAGCTGTAGCATACCCATCCTCATCAACATAGTTTTTCTCATATTGCCCTATTCCTTCCACAAAGGCTAGGCGGCTCTCGGTATCGGTATGCGAAAACATCATTTTGTCTACGATGCAGAACACCTCATAAAAAACATCCTCGCATGAACATCTGGACGTAGGAAACCACGTCTTATCATTGAAGATATCATGGGTGATGGCTCTGAAAACCTGATAAATCATGTGTTGCGAAAAAGATTTATCTACCATCTGTCTGGTCTTCATCTTAAATAACCTCATCGTCGTAACCATTTAAATCATCAAGAATCACATCAAGAGAATTGATCAAAGCAAACTGAGAATTCCCATGACAATCGCAACAGACAGCATCTCCATTAACCAGAGCAACAATCTCAACATCGGAGATTTTCACCTTGGTTCGTTTCAGCGAACGGGAAGAGGTGCACGGACCTTTCCAATAATATACCTTGATGCCGTAATCTTCCTTGCTGCACAGGTTCACCATCAAGGCAATGTCTCGGTTTGCCTTGTCTAAGTGCAACTGCTTACCTTTATCTGTACCAAATTTTACCTCATACATACTGGCATTGAGACACTCCATTAATGACTGCTGCATCTGTAATTGCATGACAAAGGAATATGGCGCATCGCTGAGAGACTGATGGCGAGGAAAAGAAAACACCACAGCCTTTGGTCTGCAGCCAGCCTTGATTCTTTCAGCCACGGCATCAAAGAAATCACCAGGTGGCAACTTGGCAGAAATCACCATATTCCAGCCATATTGATTCGCCACCCTGTTGATATTATCACGCAGAAGAGCCACCACCTTGTCCTGTCCTCTTTTGCCGCCGAAGATTCTAGATTCTTCCACAAAAAGGAAACCTCTGTTGGGGCGATTATCAATGATTACCTTACAGAAAGGCTGGTTGTGAATTTCATTCTCCTTAAAGTTACTCCAATAAAATTCTTTTTTGTCTGCGCATACATCCAGCACAGCCACACCTTCGCGAAATCCCAATATTCGGTTGTCGTGAATAACATCTTCCTCATTCTTCCGTGATTCCACCAAAGTCATTTTCTTGCTTTTCAGCAAACTGTCCATTACCTTCTCGAAACCAGTCTGACATTCCTGATATTTTTCAGGCGATGACATTTCGAGAAAATCCAAGGGTAGAGTACCCTCGATACTTGAAAGATTCCGGCTTTTGCAGAAATCAAACTTGAAGACAACAAAAGAAGTCTTTTCTGTGCTGTTTTTGATACGTCCAGTCATTGGCTTGCGATTTAAGTTATACCATGAAAGTTATTTTTCATAGCATCTACAAAAGTAATACTTTTTCCCCGAATAAACAAATAAATTCTAAATTATTTTTTATCAAATTGTCTTTTTTTCATAAAACCATCAAAACAAAATGTGAAAGTGAATGTGAATTTGAAATGTAAATCAATGTATCGGGTTGTTCCATCCATTCCTTTTATAGGATATTGTGAATGAAATTCAGTCCTCGCGCGCGTACCTTATTATATATATAATATTAACCTGTTATAATGGCTACTATTACTTAAACACGATTATACGCTTCTCCTTCAGGTAACATTGAAAAACATTTCAAATTCACATTCACATTCACATTTTTGCCTTTCCTTCTATCAACCAGCTAACCCACATAGCAAGTTACTGTGCGCCCGATGCCCCCAAAACTGCGTGGCGACGCACCACCATCTGCGTCCCGACGCAGATGGCGATACGTCGGGACGCTGTTGGCGGTACATCGGGACGCAGTTGGGGGTACGTTGGGACACGCCCTGAAAGGGCAGAAGCTCCTAGCCCAGGGCAACGCCCTGGGTAGCTATTGACGCAATCCCGGCGCCCTGTAAGGGCAAAAGCTTTAAAACCTCAAGCAAAAAATATAAAGCTTTTGCCCTTACAGGGCGTATTGGCTACATCCTTAAAACCCAGGGCGTTGCCCTGGGCTAGGAGCTTCTGCCCTTTCAGGGCGTGTGGCGTCAAGCAAATACATGATTAATGAGGGAGGAATGCGCGTGATTCGGGACAAGGATGCACGTGATTCGGGACAACTATTGTTTTTCAGAGAAAAATGTTGTATCTTTGCACTGTCATTCATTAAGAACGGCAAATGGGAAATTAACCACTAAAAAACGGAGGGGAAAACGACAGGGGTGCACACCTGCCCTATCTCTTTCTAAATGTTGAACCATTAAAAAAAGAAAGGAAAAAGAAAATGAAAAAGGAAGTTTGGAAAACTATCTTGCAGGTGATTATCGCCGTACTTACTGCCGTAGGCACTACGCTCGGCGTTACCAGTTGCATGTAGACTGATTTGTTTAACCATTAAAAAAACGATTTGAATTATGGGTATTAAAGTAAAAGCTATTGAGCGCAACGTAGCGTTCGAAAAAGGTAAGCAAAAGTGGGCATTCGTGATGCAGGCTGAACTCTACAGCCAGCTCAACGCCACGAAGGTGATAGAAGAAGCTGCCGTTCGCAGCGGATTGCCTAAGGCGGTAATCAACGCTGGATGGTCGGCCATAGGCGAAGTGATTGCTGCATGGGCTACCGAGGGCCACAGCGTGGCTGTGCCAGGACTGGGCAGCCTCCGATTCGGTCTTAACTCTACCGCCGTTGAGGATGTGAACAAGGTGAGCGCCAACCTCATCACCCGCCGATACATCATCTTCGTGCCTAACACCGACATCAAGAAGGAACTCGAAGAGACCTCCGTCAACATCACCTGCTACGACCGAAACGGCAAGGTGGTGAAGCAGGTTACCTCTACCGATACGCCTCCTACTACCCCATCCGACGGCGATAATCCATCCGGAGGCGATAATCCATCCGGAGGCGATAATCCATCCGGAGGCGACACCCCATCGGGCGGCGATTCTACTGGCGGAACCGGAAGCGAAAACAGCGGCGATGGACTTGAATAAAAGGTGCTGAGCCTGAAAACTAAAACCCTCCCCAGGTCTTAAAAAGTCCTAGGGAGGGTAAACTTTGTCTGGCAGTTAAATTGTTTACGCAATGTAGCATACCAGACGCCCGAATACAACATGCTAACCCACCTTTCCCCTTACGGAATCAGCATGTCATTAACAATCCTTTGTGCCTCAAATAAATAATACTTTTTTTCAAACTAAATCAACAGCCTAGCCTCACGGCTAAAACGTATATAATGTTCTTACCTTATTTCAAAACATGATGGTAACATATTCTGCAGCGATATCAACCAGCTTCTTGCGGCGGGCTACACCTATTATATAATGAGCCTCCTTCGCCGAA includes these proteins:
- a CDS encoding smalltalk protein: MKKEVWKTILQVIIAVLTAVGTTLGVTSCM
- a CDS encoding DNA-binding protein, whose protein sequence is MGIKVKAIERNVAFEKGKQKWAFVMQAELYSQLNATKVIEEAAVRSGLPKAVINAGWSAIGEVIAAWATEGHSVAVPGLGSLRFGLNSTAVEDVNKVSANLITRRYIIFVPNTDIKKELEETSVNITCYDRNGKVVKQVTSTDTPPTTPSDGDNPSGGDNPSGGDNPSGGDTPSGGDSTGGTGSENSGDGLE